In the genome of Dyadobacter fermentans DSM 18053, the window GCTCATAACTCTGCCGGCTGCTTTGCTCGACCTGGTTGCTGCGGATCCGCTCCGAAAATTCCGCCAGCGCTGTACCGCTCGCCCAGCCTTTGTGACGATATCGTTTTTCCTTTCCCATCCTGGGTAGTAGATATCCCCTTCGCCTTGCTCGATCCGGATGCGCCGCTTTGCCAGAAATTCACATTCACAGGTCGAACGCGCTAACGGTTGACGCGACAAGCACACCCCCGATGTGGCCAATGGTGCCTGATGGTTCACCCGTCAACAACTTTTTTGACCTATTAGTGGCGGTTGTCCCATTTTATCCAGGCTATTTGAGACAGGCAATGTTAGGACCCGTCCTAAAAAGTATTGATCGTTTTGCTGTTAATCCTGTTTTGAATTTACTACTTTGAATTTTTACTCAAATTCAGCGTAATCCTGACAGCAATGAATTATCAACCAATTGACGGGTTAAACGTATATTGAAGTGAACCTGGCCACAAAAAATTTATCAGCTTACTAATGTCATCATAAATTGCCCTGATTTTCTCTTGCATGGTTATTTTTACACTATTGAAACCAAAATACGATTGCCATTATCTGAACTGTTTCTACGTAACCTTCTCAAATTGATGTTTTTGCTCCTGTGTTTTACTTGCACAGGTGTAGTCGGGCAAACTGTGAGAAATATTTCTCCCAAAGAAGGCCTTCCGCAATCTTTTGTTTCTGGTTTGGAACAGGATAAGACGGGGTTCGTTTGGGTTGGTACCCGAAATGGTCTTGCCCGGTACGATGGTATCAATTTCAAACTTTTTCAACATAATAATGCTGACAGCTCCTCGCTCTCATCCAATCTGATCCTTAATATAAAAGCGTTTAACCAAGCTATATGGATCGAGCATGAAACTGGCGAAATAGACAAGCTCGACCCGGTTTCTGAAAAGATCGAGCGCTATCCTTTTTCTTTGAAGCTAAAAAGCAATGCCATTCTTCGCCGCGCCTGGTTAGCCGATTCAAAGGGTATAATATGGCGGATCGCGGATGGCAAAGGACTGATTCGATATGCTGCAACAGCACAGATTTACGATAAAAAATCCAGCGGATTCGATAGTGATACATTGTGGGGCCTTTGTGAAGGTGCGGATCGGCAAGTATGGGTTTTGACGCGGTACGGCCTTAGCAAACTCGACAGCAAATCAGGCAAGGTTGAAAATTACGGATGCCCGCAGGTTCCAGACTATCACGATTACCGCTATTCGGTCCGGTTTCCGGTGGGGCTGCATCAGCGCAAGAACGGTGAATTGATGTGGGCCGACAGAAAGTTCCTGTACCTGTTTTCAGTTGCTCAAAAGAAATACGTAAAAAAGATTCCCTTTAATTCACCAAGTGACCGCGGGGTTACCTGGATACGCACGGGTCCCGATGGCCGCGAGTACTTCGAGAGGGGCGAAGCAATATACCGGTATGACGAGCAAAACGGTCTCAATGTGGTGTATGGGCGAACCCAAGTAGATAAGGACCCAATCCAATCCTTTTTAATAGATCAATCAAGCCTGGTTTGGCTGGGAACTAACGCTCACGGTATTTCCCAGGTGGATCTGACAACTCCCTTCTTTCCATCTTTTCCTGTCAAGGAAGGCTTTGCTGGTGATGTGATCAAAGCCGAGTTCGGGCAATCGCTGTCAGCCTTGTTTAACTGGGAGCCAAAAGATGAGCGTTTTGCGGCATCGGGATACCATGTCCGCTCAGCATATTCTAAAACCGGCACACTATGGATGGGTCTGAAAAGGCGGGTTGTCCGGTTTGATGCCAGTACCAAAACATTTTTTCCACTTCCTCAGTTAACCTCCATTACAAACGATTTCGAAACCTCAATAGCAGGAGTGGTTATAAGTCCGGAGGGTGAACCTGTCGTAATGGGTTTCAACCGTATCGCGCTGATCTACAATCCGCGAAAAAATACGTGGGACTGGTTAATACCCGCAGGAGAAATCAGCCGTCAAATCGGCGTAGATGTGACGCCCCAGGACATTTCCATGGATACAGACCATATCTGGATTACAACGGAATTGGATGGATTGGTATATATGAATCGCAAAACAGGCAAAATCAGGCAGCTTAAATATGGCCAAGGACAACAGGGGTTACCGACAAATCAGCTGCTGGGTTTGAGGCCCGACCCCACAAGGCCTGACCTGCTTTGGATCGGCAGCCGAAATGGCTTAATCTGCCTGAACAAAAAAACACTTAAAGCCGAGGTTTTTAACACAGCAGCAGGCCTTCCTGATAATACGATCTATACATTACTAGCCGACAAATATGGCAGTCTATGGTTTGGTACTAATAAAGGACTATGCAGTTTCAGTCCTGTTACGCATAAAGTAAGGATCTTTCAAACCCGTCATGGCTTGTGGGAGGACGAATTCAACCGCTTTCACCAGTTAATGTTTCCCGATGGGCGCCTGGCGTTTGGCGGAACGCATGGCTGGACGGTATTTGATCCGGATAAGATAAAAGATGACAGTTACCAGCCTTCCATTGCCTTAACTGCGCTTAAAATTAATAATGAGACTATAACCCCATCACCCGATGGTTTGCTTACACAGCCCATTAATGCAATGCGTGAACTGGTGCTGCCATACGACCAGAGCACGGTCACGTTTTTTTTTGCCGGACTGCAATTTAATCAGCCGCAGGATTTGCATTACCGGTATCAGTTGTCGGGGTATGACAATGACTGGGTGGCCGCCGGGCAAGTACCATTTGCAAACTACACCAAAATACCGCCCGGTGACTATGAATTTCTGGTCAATGCCAGCAACACAACCGGACATTGGAGTAAGGAAATTAAGAAACTCGTCATCACAGTCAGCCCTCCCTGGTGGCGTACCTGGTGGGCGTATTTGCTTTATGTCGTGATTATAGGAACCAGCATTTGGTATTGGATGCGGCTGCAACTGATCCGCATGGAGCAACGCAAGGCAGCCGAGCTTAAAAAGCAGGAAGCGCAGCAGCTGCGGGTGCTGGTAGACCTGAAAGAGCGCTTTTTTACCAATGTAACCCACGACTTCCGGACGCCGCTGACGCTGATCCTGTCGCCGCTTGCGCCGCTGATCCGCAAATATGCAGGTACGGAGGACGAGGGAAAAATGTTGTCCATTCAAAGAAATGCCCAACAACTGCTGGCACTTATCAACCAGCTGCTCGACTTTTCAAAACTCGACGCCAAGATGCTCTCCATCGAAGAGTCGGCAGGCGACCCCGGTTTGTTTGCGGAAAACGTGTTCGAATTGTTCACCGAAGAGGCCGCCATGAAGGGTGTCACAATCCTTTTCAGCAACGAGCTGCACGGGCATTTCTGGTTTGACGGCCCTAAGCTGGAACGGATTCTGGGCAATCTTATCGGGAATGCGATCAAGTTCACACCTGCGGGTGGAACTGTGAATGTGGCCGCCGCGAAAGTGAACGGGCAGGTATTGTACTCGGTGACCGATAACGGAATTGGTATTCCCGAGGACAGGGTCGCGTATATTTTTAAGCGTTACTATCAGGTGAATGGGAATGAAAGCCAGGCTGTGAAGGGCAGCGGCATTGGATTAGCCCTGGTGAAAGAGCTTGTGGAAATGCAGCAGGGGCGTATCGAGGTTGAGAGCCGGCCGGGGCGAGGGAGTACATTCCGCATCTTCATGCCCTACCGGCCCGCTGCGCAGGTTGCGCCACCTGCTTTGAATGACCGCGTGAAAGAGGAATGGGAAGTGC includes:
- a CDS encoding hybrid sensor histidine kinase/response regulator transcription factor, with amino-acid sequence MRNISPKEGLPQSFVSGLEQDKTGFVWVGTRNGLARYDGINFKLFQHNNADSSSLSSNLILNIKAFNQAIWIEHETGEIDKLDPVSEKIERYPFSLKLKSNAILRRAWLADSKGIIWRIADGKGLIRYAATAQIYDKKSSGFDSDTLWGLCEGADRQVWVLTRYGLSKLDSKSGKVENYGCPQVPDYHDYRYSVRFPVGLHQRKNGELMWADRKFLYLFSVAQKKYVKKIPFNSPSDRGVTWIRTGPDGREYFERGEAIYRYDEQNGLNVVYGRTQVDKDPIQSFLIDQSSLVWLGTNAHGISQVDLTTPFFPSFPVKEGFAGDVIKAEFGQSLSALFNWEPKDERFAASGYHVRSAYSKTGTLWMGLKRRVVRFDASTKTFFPLPQLTSITNDFETSIAGVVISPEGEPVVMGFNRIALIYNPRKNTWDWLIPAGEISRQIGVDVTPQDISMDTDHIWITTELDGLVYMNRKTGKIRQLKYGQGQQGLPTNQLLGLRPDPTRPDLLWIGSRNGLICLNKKTLKAEVFNTAAGLPDNTIYTLLADKYGSLWFGTNKGLCSFSPVTHKVRIFQTRHGLWEDEFNRFHQLMFPDGRLAFGGTHGWTVFDPDKIKDDSYQPSIALTALKINNETITPSPDGLLTQPINAMRELVLPYDQSTVTFFFAGLQFNQPQDLHYRYQLSGYDNDWVAAGQVPFANYTKIPPGDYEFLVNASNTTGHWSKEIKKLVITVSPPWWRTWWAYLLYVVIIGTSIWYWMRLQLIRMEQRKAAELKKQEAQQLRVLVDLKERFFTNVTHDFRTPLTLILSPLAPLIRKYAGTEDEGKMLSIQRNAQQLLALINQLLDFSKLDAKMLSIEESAGDPGLFAENVFELFTEEAAMKGVTILFSNELHGHFWFDGPKLERILGNLIGNAIKFTPAGGTVNVAAAKVNGQVLYSVTDNGIGIPEDRVAYIFKRYYQVNGNESQAVKGSGIGLALVKELVEMQQGRIEVESRPGRGSTFRIFMPYRPAAQVAPPALNDRVKEEWEVPVMESEQVRILLLEDNAELADLIAGSLPLHYQVDREVNGADGLKNALETIPDLIISDVMMPVMDGFEFCEKVKQHEQTSHIPIILLTAKMGFDSRMQGLTTGADDYLTKPFHVPELNLRVYNLLERQRRLRAHIQGQISSPLSEPGKAIELDPFLTKFHEMIEQDLDDSSVSVDQLASRMHMSRSQLHRKMRAVAGMPVSDVVRNYRLNRAATFLKEGFGSSESAYKAGFDSPAYFSKCFRAFFGVVPSEFLKGTI